One Deinococcus sp. LM3 genomic region harbors:
- a CDS encoding MoxR family ATPase yields the protein MNAALPTPTDLQEAFLARGYVADDALATALRLVVALGKPLLLEGPAGVGKTEAAKTLAATLGTRLIRLQCYEGLDAQSALYEWNYARQLLHLRAAELGGLGGVTDEDLYSERFLMARPLLQAIREEQAPVLLIDEVDRADDAFEAFLLELLAEWQITVPELGTIEARTRPHVILTSNRSRELSDALRRRCLYHWTEYPSRAQELAIVHARLPGVNETLAQQVTNAVHALRALPLGKPPGVAETLDWAAALVSLHADHLDAPGIRATLGAVLKLREDQLLAAPTLQGLAAQAAAGRPPGA from the coding sequence GTGAACGCCGCGCTGCCCACACCCACCGACCTGCAGGAGGCCTTCCTGGCGCGCGGGTACGTGGCCGACGACGCCCTGGCGACCGCGCTGCGGCTGGTCGTGGCGCTCGGCAAGCCGCTGCTGCTGGAGGGTCCGGCCGGGGTCGGGAAGACCGAGGCCGCCAAGACGCTGGCCGCCACCCTGGGCACGCGCCTGATCCGCCTGCAATGCTACGAAGGGCTGGACGCGCAGTCGGCGCTGTACGAGTGGAACTACGCGCGGCAACTGCTGCACCTGCGGGCCGCCGAGCTGGGCGGGCTGGGCGGCGTGACCGACGAGGACCTGTACAGCGAACGCTTTCTCATGGCCCGGCCACTGCTGCAGGCCATCCGCGAGGAGCAGGCCCCCGTGCTGCTGATCGACGAGGTGGACCGCGCCGACGACGCCTTCGAGGCCTTCCTGCTGGAACTGCTGGCCGAGTGGCAGATCACCGTGCCGGAACTGGGAACCATCGAGGCCCGCACGCGCCCGCACGTGATCCTGACGAGTAACCGCTCGCGGGAACTGAGTGACGCGCTGCGCCGCCGCTGCCTGTACCACTGGACCGAGTACCCCAGCCGCGCGCAGGAACTGGCGATCGTGCACGCGCGCCTGCCCGGCGTGAACGAGACGCTGGCGCAGCAGGTCACGAACGCCGTGCACGCCCTGCGCGCCCTGCCGCTGGGCAAACCGCCGGGCGTGGCGGAAACGCTGGACTGGGCGGCGGCGCTGGTCAGCCTGCACGCCGATCACCTGGACGCCCCCGGTATCCGCGCGACGCTGGGCGCCGTCCTGAAACTGCGCGAGGATCAGCTGCTGGCCGCGCCGACCCTGCAGGGGCTGGCGGCGCAGGCGGCGGCGGGCCGCCCGCCCGGCGCGTGA
- a CDS encoding Xaa-Pro peptidase family protein: MAPNTAANALQDGKRRQAQALLGNGEVWLIAARESGVRPEPALTLVAGVDVTWDSLFLLTRSEAVAIVGRFDADAVPPGWTVHGYDADLRALLRAEVTRLGARRVLLNISEDDPLCDGLTSGLERRVRGWLAPGPDLMPDLEWDSAAPLLGQLRSVKTPEEHAAIREAVDLAEAHLREMAAAARPGWRERDVAAFLHGLCRRDGAEPSWGWNACPNVHIGPDSRPSHAPPGDHALRPGDLLHIDYGVRLSHGYCSDIQRVYRLPDGNPVPDAVQAAFRSCWNAIQAGADALRPGTPGHAVDAAARAALVAAGYPEYQHALGHGLGRATHDGGTLLGPRWPRYGQTVEGPVRENEVYTLELGVMVPGHGFIGLEEDVVVRAGPPQWLSERQDDLKSLG, from the coding sequence ATGGCCCCCAACACGGCAGCGAACGCGCTTCAGGACGGCAAGCGGCGGCAGGCACAGGCGCTGCTCGGGAACGGCGAGGTGTGGCTGATCGCGGCGCGCGAGTCGGGCGTGCGCCCGGAACCGGCCCTGACGCTCGTGGCGGGCGTGGACGTCACCTGGGACAGCCTGTTCCTGCTGACCCGCAGCGAGGCGGTGGCGATCGTGGGCCGCTTCGACGCGGACGCCGTGCCGCCCGGCTGGACCGTCCACGGCTACGACGCCGACCTGCGGGCACTGCTGCGCGCCGAGGTCACGCGGCTGGGCGCGCGGCGCGTGCTGCTGAACATCAGCGAGGACGACCCGTTGTGCGACGGCCTGACCTCCGGCCTGGAACGCCGGGTGCGCGGCTGGCTGGCCCCCGGCCCGGACCTGATGCCCGACCTGGAGTGGGACAGCGCCGCGCCGCTGCTGGGGCAGCTGCGGTCCGTCAAGACGCCCGAGGAACACGCCGCGATCCGTGAGGCGGTGGACCTGGCCGAGGCGCACCTGCGCGAGATGGCGGCCGCCGCCCGCCCCGGCTGGCGGGAGCGGGACGTGGCGGCCTTCCTGCACGGCCTGTGCCGCCGCGACGGCGCGGAGCCCTCCTGGGGCTGGAACGCCTGCCCGAACGTGCACATCGGCCCGGACAGCCGGCCCTCGCACGCGCCGCCCGGCGATCACGCGCTGCGGCCCGGCGACCTGCTGCACATCGATTACGGCGTGCGTCTGAGCCACGGGTACTGCTCGGATATCCAGCGGGTCTACCGCCTGCCCGACGGGAACCCGGTCCCGGACGCCGTGCAGGCCGCCTTCCGCTCCTGCTGGAACGCCATTCAGGCGGGCGCGGACGCCCTGCGCCCCGGCACGCCCGGCCACGCCGTGGACGCCGCCGCCCGCGCCGCGCTGGTCGCCGCCGGGTACCCCGAGTACCAGCACGCGCTGGGGCACGGGCTGGGCCGCGCCACGCACGACGGCGGCACCCTCCTCGGCCCGCGCTGGCCCCGCTACGGCCAGACCGTCGAGGGACCGGTGCGCGAGAACGAGGTGTACACCCTGGAACTGGGCGTGATGGTGCCGGGCCACGGCTTCATCGGGCTGGAGGAGGACGTCGTGGTGCGCGCCGGCCCCCCGCAGTGGCTCTCGGAGCGGCAGGACGACCTGAAGAGCCTGGGCTGA
- a CDS encoding carbon monoxide dehydrogenase subunit G: MKLSYSGQEKVQAPPSAVWAFVQDPERVARCLPDVQEVVVHDQTHMDATVQVGVGMVRGKFKFKIEVLPDEPQGRVNVKVQGGGLGSVVDLTAGANVVDNGDGTTTLDWTGDATMRGPVATVGGRLLDAQAQKLISKTFENMSAHVGAANTATA, encoded by the coding sequence ATGAAACTCAGTTACTCAGGTCAGGAAAAAGTGCAGGCGCCGCCCAGCGCCGTGTGGGCGTTCGTGCAGGACCCGGAGCGGGTGGCCCGCTGCCTGCCGGACGTGCAGGAGGTCGTCGTGCACGACCAGACGCACATGGACGCCACCGTGCAGGTGGGCGTGGGCATGGTGCGCGGCAAGTTCAAGTTCAAGATCGAGGTGCTGCCCGACGAGCCGCAGGGCCGCGTGAACGTGAAGGTGCAGGGCGGCGGGCTGGGCAGCGTCGTGGACCTGACGGCCGGCGCGAACGTCGTGGACAACGGCGACGGCACCACCACCCTGGACTGGACCGGGGACGCCACCATGCGTGGCCCGGTCGCCACGGTCGGCGGGCGCCTGCTGGACGCCCAGGCGCAGAAACTGATCTCCAAGACCTTCGAGAACATGAGCGCGCACGTCGGCGCGGCCAACACCGCGACGGCCTGA
- a CDS encoding VWA domain-containing protein — MSGLGAVPPDLAAQVSAFTARLRDRHGFLIGPGETADALRALGAVDVLERREVRGALRAVLSASPEQLRLFDLEFNAFFRVEGAAQPKLPPLLPETKAPGGEEQTDPGPPPPPQPGQRPAPKPTRAPTPDDAPDPDEDAPDSQAPGQPLAGEDQAPPDDAAVPSLRARLSPNAAPGQAVQAGGDDLPDLLRAASALVRSLQLGRARRLKPQPNRGPKLDARRTLRAAARTAGDATLLRWLGRPRRAPRFLLLIDGSRSMGADATLLLRFAQALHLRSRRVEVYAFSTGLTRLTPLLRRAPPGVPLTLPDLGDAWGGGTRIGENLLRLAREERAHVNRDTLILILSDGLDTGEPALVGRALRDLERRAGGVVWLSPLAAGPNYRPVQRAVAAALPFLDALLPVAGVDDLHALPRRLRAARRS; from the coding sequence GTGAGCGGGTTGGGGGCCGTCCCGCCGGACCTCGCGGCGCAGGTGTCGGCGTTCACGGCGCGGCTGCGTGACCGGCACGGTTTCCTGATCGGGCCGGGCGAGACGGCCGACGCGCTGCGGGCGCTGGGCGCGGTGGACGTGCTGGAGCGGCGCGAGGTGCGCGGGGCGCTGCGGGCGGTCCTGAGTGCCAGCCCCGAGCAGCTGCGGCTGTTCGACCTGGAATTCAACGCCTTCTTCCGGGTGGAGGGCGCGGCGCAACCGAAACTGCCGCCGCTGCTGCCGGAAACGAAAGCGCCGGGGGGCGAGGAACAGACCGACCCCGGGCCGCCTCCCCCACCGCAGCCGGGCCAGCGGCCCGCGCCGAAACCCACCCGCGCGCCCACCCCGGACGACGCGCCCGACCCCGACGAGGACGCGCCGGACAGTCAGGCGCCGGGCCAGCCGCTGGCCGGCGAGGACCAGGCCCCCCCGGACGACGCGGCCGTGCCCAGCCTGCGCGCCCGCCTGAGCCCGAACGCCGCGCCGGGACAGGCCGTGCAGGCCGGCGGCGACGACCTGCCGGACCTGCTGCGGGCCGCGTCGGCGCTGGTGCGGTCCCTGCAACTGGGACGCGCGCGCCGCCTGAAACCGCAACCCAACCGGGGGCCGAAACTGGACGCCCGGCGCACCCTGCGCGCCGCCGCCCGCACCGCCGGGGACGCCACGCTGCTGCGCTGGCTGGGCCGCCCACGCCGCGCGCCGCGCTTCCTGCTGCTGATCGACGGGAGCCGCTCGATGGGCGCGGACGCCACGCTGCTGCTGCGCTTCGCGCAGGCGCTGCACCTGCGCTCCCGACGGGTGGAGGTCTACGCGTTCAGTACCGGCCTCACCCGCCTGACCCCGCTGCTGCGCCGCGCGCCGCCCGGCGTGCCGCTGACCCTCCCAGACCTGGGGGACGCCTGGGGCGGCGGCACACGCATCGGCGAGAACCTGCTGCGGCTGGCGCGCGAGGAACGCGCCCACGTGAACCGCGACACGCTGATCCTGATTCTCAGCGACGGCCTGGACACCGGCGAGCCCGCGCTGGTCGGCCGGGCGCTGCGGGACCTGGAACGCCGCGCGGGCGGCGTGGTGTGGCTCTCGCCGCTGGCGGCCGGCCCGAACTACCGGCCGGTGCAGCGGGCCGTCGCGGCGGCCCTGCCGTTCCTGGACGCGCTGCTGCCGGTGGCCGGCGTCGACGACCTGCACGCCCTGCCGCGCCGCCTGCGCGCCGCCCGCCGCTCCTGA
- a CDS encoding nucleotidyltransferase family protein, translating to MTLPSHAPVAGVLLAAGRSARMGRPKQLLPVAGVPLVRRAAQALAGGGHDALLCVVPPGEVGEGIRAALRGLPFAFVVNPDPARGLASSFRVAVSALPAGLAGVNFALGDMPLLGAAQHAALIGAFRETGAPVVLAQYGDPDADPGAEPVRAPPHLFRADLLAGVRDAPDADHGPRHLIRAHAAQALTLTFPAGLLLDVDTPEALAQAQVLLQAP from the coding sequence ATGACCCTGCCTTCCCACGCGCCGGTCGCGGGCGTGCTGCTCGCCGCCGGACGCAGCGCCCGCATGGGCCGCCCCAAGCAGCTGCTGCCGGTCGCGGGCGTGCCGCTGGTGCGCCGCGCCGCGCAGGCCCTGGCGGGCGGCGGGCACGACGCGCTGCTGTGCGTCGTGCCGCCCGGCGAGGTCGGCGAGGGCATCCGCGCGGCGCTGCGGGGCCTGCCGTTCGCGTTCGTGGTGAACCCGGACCCGGCGCGCGGCCTGGCGAGTTCCTTCCGCGTGGCCGTGAGCGCCCTGCCGGCCGGGCTGGCCGGCGTGAACTTCGCGCTGGGCGACATGCCGCTGCTGGGGGCCGCGCAGCACGCCGCGCTGATCGGCGCCTTCCGCGAGACCGGCGCGCCCGTCGTGCTGGCCCAGTACGGCGACCCGGACGCCGACCCTGGCGCAGAGCCGGTGCGCGCACCGCCGCACCTGTTCCGCGCGGACCTGCTCGCGGGGGTGCGCGACGCCCCGGACGCCGATCACGGTCCCCGCCACCTGATCCGCGCGCACGCCGCGCAGGCGCTCACGCTGACCTTCCCGGCCGGGCTGCTGCTGGACGTGGACACCCCGGAGGCGCTGGCGCAGGCGCAGGTGCTGTTGCAGGCACCGTAG